In Citrus sinensis cultivar Valencia sweet orange chromosome 2, DVS_A1.0, whole genome shotgun sequence, a single genomic region encodes these proteins:
- the LOC127900209 gene encoding uncharacterized protein LOC127900209 — protein MQSFSEEAIIFWNQWEIRILVLLSLAFQTILTIFGSRRKFTEKFWIQFLVWSSYLSADWVAIAALSKLASCDNAREDKSPKSNGELQLQAFWAPFLLIHLGGPDTITAFSLEDNELWLRHFLSLVVQCGVAVYVYLRFWSTNVLTYIATPILIVGAFKFGERVFVLYSSSKERLTKFPLADFTDDVRHLLIRQCELLFTGQFLDCEEVEWFRSRILEKISEKDIFKITAFELGFMYDFLYTKAKMIYSGSGIAARCFSLLSSVTALTYTDLSYMSSPIGQSFICPRTATETTQIELLAINKTLRNQWNVTWADVSDDLENLIFRELKEKVDKVVKQPEEPFCSTVEGQRIMSSGRGDYVLEERYNASWLLECTALKPYGYNLLAWHIATELCYLEDLDKHCHGNPDRLRRSCKISKCLSDYMFYLLVVCPSLMPEETDLLETIYKHTCRGIIPGDYNQHRSGSEASGFSPPLQMTAEEWETPNYFPSAATPGRWLGQQLQRLASAEGWTYDKKWKMISEVWVEILAYAASQSTWNEHGQHLSKGGELLTHVRLLMAHLGLSSQYLLDQKLRTLRKIRAHARAIRGNTTN, from the exons ATGCAATCTTTTTCAGAGGAagcaataattttttggaatCAATGGGAAATACGAATATTGGTTTTACTTAGCCTTGCTTTCCAGACAATCCTCACCATATTTGGTTCAAGAAGGAAATTCACGGAAAAATTTTGGATACAATTTCTTGTTTGGTCATCGTACTTGTCAGCAGATTGGGTGGCAATTGCTGCCCTCAGCAAACTTGCGAGCTGTGACAATGCTCGTGAAGACAAATCTCCGAAATCAAATGGCGAACTCCAGCTCCAGGCATTTTGGGCACCGTTTCTTCTAATTCACCTTGGTGGCCCGGATACAATCACAGCTTTCTCTTTAGAAGACAATGAGCTGTGGCTAAGGCATTTTCTTTCGCTTGTTGTTCAATGTGGGGTGGCCGTTTACGTATATCTACGATTCTGGAGTACCAATGTGCTTACATACATAGCCACTCCAATTCTTATTGTTGGAGCTTTTAAGTTCGGAGAGAGAGTTTTCGTTCTTTATTCTTCAAGCAAAGAGAGGTTAACAAAATTCCCGCTCGCAGATTTTACTGATGACGTTCGCCATTTACTTATTCGGCAATGTGAACTTCTATTTACGGGCCAATTTTTGGACTGTGAGGAAGTAGAATGGTTTCGCAGCAGAATCTTAGAAAAAATATCAGAAAAAGATATCTTCAAAATAACAGCATTTGAGTTAGGGTTCATGTACGATTTTCTCTACACCAAGGCGAAGATGATTTATTCTGGATCGGGCATCGCGGCACGCTGCTTTAGCTTATTATCCTCTGTTACTGCATTG ACCTATACGGATTTATCTTACATGTCTTCTCCGATTGGACAAAGTTTTATCTGTCCAAGGACAGCAACAGAAACCACCCAGATAGAA TTACTTGCCATCAACAAAACTTTGAGGAATCAATGGAACGTGACTTGGGCAGATGTAAGTGATGATTTGGAGAACCTAATCTTCCGAGAGCTGAAAGAGAAGGTAGATAAGGTTGTTAAACAACCTGAGGAACCATTTTGTTCGACTGTAGAGGGTCAAAGGATAATGTCTTCTGGGAGAGGTGATTATGTGCTTGAAGAAAGGTATAATGCGTCATGGTTACTTGAATGCACAGCTTTAAAACCGTACGGCTATAACCTTCTTGCTTGGCATATTGCAACGGAACTCTGTTACCTTGAAGATCTCGACAAACATTGCCATGGAAATCCTGATAGGCTCCGCCGGAGTTGCAAAATTAGCAAATGCTTGTCGGATTACATGTTTTATCTTCTAGTAGTGTGTCCATCTCTGATGCCCGAAGAGACGGATTTACTAGAGACAATATATAAGCATACCTGTCGTGGCATCATCCCTGGTGACTATAATCAGCATAGAAGTGGTAGTGAAGCTTCGGGGTTTTCTCCTCCACTGCAGATGACAGCTGAAGAGTGGGAAACCCCAAATTACTTTCCATCAGCTGCAACGCCTGGACGTTGGCTTGGCCAGCAATTGCAGCGGCTGGCATCAGCGGAAGGATGGACTTACGATAAAAAGTGGAAAATGATAAGTGAAGTATGGGTTGAAATTTTGGCATATGCAGCATCTCAGAGTACATGGAATGAGCATGGTCAGCACCTTAGTAAAGGTGGGGAGCTGCTAACTCATGTTCGCCTTCTTATGGCTCATCTTGGTTTAAGTTCACAATATCTTCTTGATCAAAAACTACGTACTTTAAGAAAAATTCGAGCACATGCACGTGCCATTAGAGGTAATACAACCAATTAa
- the LOC102619155 gene encoding uncharacterized protein LOC102619155, with product MQSFPEEAITFWNQWQIRLLVLLSLTFQTVLSIFGSRRKFTATFWIRALVWSSYLSADWVATVALGNLARSDSAREDKFLKANGEIQLQAFWAPFLLIHLGGPDTITAYALQDNELWLRHLLSLVVQVGVAIYVYVRFWSTSVLTYLATPIFIVGAFKYGERVFVLYSSTKERLKKFNLLQVIHRKWIGEIRETSRRLLEVCTLIENCARLFTGQVLEYGDRQNDRMILLGEEGIKEKSAEEIFKITAIELGFMYDLLYTKAKMIYSGFGILARCFSLLFSVTALVFFSIFIHSPAHPLADIIITYLLLICTIFTDLYGFILHLFSDWTKFYLSKRRNGSHPDSSTYDATFFSHPLLGNHKRWCRSMGQLNLLSYCIKDKITTPSAAVGKILAINKTLENQWYVTRTDVNDDLAKLIFGELKEKITSNTEPEEQLGSTATGQRTMAGRGYYVLEHRYNKSWLLKCTASRSYDFNLLVWHIATDLCYRDDLHKLCNGNANALHRSCKISKRLSDYMLYLLLVCPSLMPEDNLLETIYMETCRQMEHFSGLLEEPPTVMTPEEMQEWTKKIASAKRPGLWLSYHLQSLQSNQDWNNGRKWEMISEVWVDMLAYAASYGTWNEHGQHLRKGGELLTHVRLLVAHLGLIPEYEYLPQ from the coding sequence ATGCAATCTTTTCCAGAGGAAGCAATAACTTTTTGGAACCAATGGCAAATACGATTATTGGTTTTACTTAGCCTTACTTTCCAGACAGTCCTCAGCATATTTGGCTCCCGAAGAAAATTCACAGCAACATTTTGGATACGAGCTCTTGTTTGGTCATCGTACTTGTCAGCAGATTGGGTGGCAACTGTTGCTCTTGGCAACCTTGCGAGGAGTGACAGTGCTCGTGAAGACAAATTTCTGAAAGCAAATGGCGAAATCCAGCTCCAGGCCTTTTGGGCACCGTTTCTCCTGATCCACCTTGGCGGCCCTGATACCATCACAGCCTACGCTTTACAAGACAATGAGCTGTGGCTAAGGCATTTACTTTCGCTTGTTGTTCAAGTTGGGGTGGCAATTTATGTGTATGTACGATTCTGGAGCACCAGTGTGCTTACGTATCTAGCCACTCCCATTTTTATTGTTGGAGCTTTTAAGTACGGAGAGAGAGTTTTCGTGCTTTATTCTTCAACCAAAGAGaggttaaaaaaattcaatctcTTACAAGTCATCCACAGGAAATGGATCGGAGAAATAAGAGAAACTAGTCGCCGGCTTCTTGAAGTTTGCACTTTAATTGAGAACTGTGCACGTCTATTTACCGGCCAAGTTTTGGAGTATGGAGATCGACAAAATGACCGCATGATCTTACTAGGAGAAGAAGGGATAAAGGAAAAGTCAGCAGAAGAAATCTTTAAAATAACAGCAATTGAGCTGGGCTTCATGTACGATTTGCTCTACACCAAGGCAAAGATGATTTATTCTGGATTCGGAATCTTGGCACGCTGCTTTAGCTTATTATTCTCTGTTACTGCATTAGTGTTCTTCTCAATCTTCATTCATAGTCCCGCACACCCATTGGCTGACATCATCATCACTTACCTATTGCTAATTTGTACTATTTTTACGGACCTGTACGGATTCATCCTACATCTCTTCTCCGATTGGACGAAGTTTTATCTGTCCAAGCGCAGAAACGGAAGCCACCCTGATAGCAGTACTTATGATGCTACCTTCTTTTCTCATCCACTATTGGGCAATCACAAGCGGTGGTGCAGATCGATGGGACAGCTGAACTTACTAAGCTACTGCATCAAAGACAAGATAACGACACCTTCTGCTGCAGTTGGTAAGATACTTGCCATCAACAAAACTTTGGAGAATCAATGGTATGTGACTCGGACAGATGTAAACGATGATTTGGCGAAGCTGATCTTCGGAGAGctgaaagagaaaattaccTCAAATACCGAACCTGAAGAACAACTGGGTTCGACTGCAACGGGTCAAAGGACAATGGCTGGGAGAGGTTATTATGTGCTTGAGCACAGGTATAATAAGTCATGGTTACTTAAATGCACAGCTTCAAGATCTTATGACTTTAACCTTCTTGTATGGCATATTGCAACTGACCTCTGTTACCGTGATGATCTCCACAAACTTTGCAATGGAAATGCTAATGCACTCCATCGGAGTTGCAAAATTAGCAAACGCTTGTCGGATTACATGTTGTATCTTCTACTAGTGTGTCCATCTCTGATGCCCGAAGACAATTTATTGGAGACAATATATATGGAGACCTGTCGCCAAATGGAGCATTTCTCCGGTCTGCTGGAGGAACCTCCTACAGTAATGACACCTGAAGAGATGCAAGAGTGGACAAAGAAAATTGCATCTGCGAAAAGGCCTGGACTTTGGCTTAGCTACCATTTGCAGTCGCTGCAATCAAACCAAGATTGGAATAACGGTAGAAAATGGGAAATGATAAGCGAAGTATGGGTTGATATGTTGGCATATGCAGCATCTTACGGTACGTGGAATGAGCATGGCCAGCACCTTAGAAAAGGTGGGGAGCTGCTAACTCATGTTCGCCTTCTTGTGGCACATCTTGGCTTAATTCCAGAATATGAATACTTACCGCAGTAA